In Camelina sativa cultivar DH55 chromosome 13, Cs, whole genome shotgun sequence, the genomic window AATCCATTAGAGCCAAGAAAGGAGAAGGAGAACTTTTGAATTGGAAAGATTATCAGAAGATGGAATTCACTCAATGTGTATGGTTCATAAAACGGTCccatatcatatttttttttttgctatttttcataaactattttggtgaaaaaaaataaaatcatttgatgACAATTAGTATTACACTAGCTAGATCTTTAGTTTTCGATTTATTCTTTTACATTAACATATGAAATTCAATGGGTCGAATTTATAGCTGATGTTTGAGGCGCTACGATGTGGAAATATCGTCAAGATGGTACATAGAAAATCTACTCACAGTATCAATTTCAAAGGTTAATGTATTAGttttaatcatcttttttttttttaatattttaaatatttaactcAAACTAACTctaatatgtttgattttgcaGAATACGTGATTCCAAAGGGATGCAAGGTGTTCCTATCTTCACAGCAGTACATCTTGATCCATCTCTTCATGAAAATCCTTTTGAATTTAATCCCATGAGATGGACCGTAAGTAAAATCTTGATACATTCAAATGGttagcaaagaaaagaaaaaaaaaaacgaaaagtgaaattaattaaattttttatataaattaaaaataaataggatAAGGCGAAGATGAACAAGAAAACGATGGCGTTTGGAGGAGGAGTAAGAATATGTCCTGGTGGTGAAATTGGCAAACTCCAAACTGCTTTCTTCCTTCATCATCTTGTCCTCTCTTATAGGTTTGTCTCCGTTTTAATCACTCTC contains:
- the LOC104737990 gene encoding LOW QUALITY PROTEIN: cytochrome P450 724B1 (The sequence of the model RefSeq protein was modified relative to this genomic sequence to represent the inferred CDS: inserted 1 base in 1 codon) — encoded protein: NEDLDYEEKVSIVLDILFGGFETSATLLSLVVYFLAKSPNLLNELKEEHESIRAKKGEGELLNWKDYQKMEFTQCLMFEALRCEYVIPKGCKVXPIFTAVHLDPSLHENPFEFNPMRWTDKAKMNKKTMAFGGGVRICPGGEIGKLQTAFFLHHLVLSYRWKIKADEMPISHPYVEFKRGMLLEDEPIKIS